taaaacatcgtctattaggacacaaatatgtactttttcccaacaagagggagaatctttatataggtacttagaaaggttcaatgacttgatatctcaatgtcctcatcatggtttggagaaggttaggttagttcagatcctctacgagggtttagattattcaacaacaaccatggttgagtccttatgcacagtgggtttgagaataaaactgttgatgaagcgatgacatttttgaatgaaatcgccgataagacccaacaatgggaaaagtagggaaccccagaaaacaattcttataagtagaggaaatgttaatagggtagaaggatcttatgagtcaaaTGCCAAAATATcatctatagccaaaaggttagaagccttagaattaggtcattttaGTGGTAGTAGAGGAataaatgagcctttttgggaaggccatgttgttgaagagcaagccaatgatctttgtaataacactaggtttgataaccgacagaagtttgatccatattcagaaacctataaccctggatggagaaaccatccaaacctttcttggtccaagggacagaatcaaggtcattctagtaatgctcaggttcccccaggttttggctatactaagaatccttcagctccggcacagtttcagatcccttcagataagaaaatcatgagtttagaagagtctcttgccttgttaactcggaacactttaTAATTTCAGCAATCAgttgcacaaggattagatgaaaataaaaagatgatacaagctaactctcaggctatttccgagttgaaaacccaggttagtcagattaATGAGATATTGAGAGAAAAatgaaagtttcctagtcaaccacaacccaaccctaggggagtccatcaaatatctttagctggtgagaaatcatcaaaccatgtgaactcgatgacaacccttaggagtggtaaaacggtatacaataaggtagccatgcctagtggacatactgtagttccaccttatacttcccaagaggagcccgtagacgaggaaactgaaacagtctctaaggattcccaaggaATTCCTGATAGgtttacctttgtgcctagagccccatatccacatttgttagcctaacaaagaaggagtcgactttcaacgagataatggaaacatttaagcaggtgaacattaaCATTCCTCTATTAGAatcaattaggcagatgcctgcttatgccaagttccttaaagatctttgtacacgaaagcgtaagcttaatgtccataagaaagcttttttagctggtcaggtaagttccattcttctgaaccaaacatcccctaagtataaggatcctggatgccccaccatatcttgttcGATTGgtgatcacatggtcgataaagctttacttgacttaggagctagtgataacttactcccgtatcatgtatacacccaactaggtcttggtaagtttaaaccgactaaaatgacactataattagctgataggtctatcAAAGTCCcttgtggtgtcatagaggatgttctgattgaggttgataagtttatttatcctgtggatttctttgttctagacacccagcatgttcaggacccaagtcgtcaaatcccaatgattttaggtcgcccatttttagccacagctaacgctgtcatcaactgtaggactgggcttatgaacatatcctttggtaatatgaccaatgaactaaatgtctttaaggttactagacaaccttctgagaacgatgatttagaagaagtgaatatgattagcactttagttcaagatttggttcaggataattggcttaatactttactggtagattgtttagatgattttgaggaaaccattctcttagatcagatatgtgattaatctctagaagaatctcttgagtattttaaggactctgaagatccagaaattcaagaaatagttagaggtttgtctgtgaaccctaagttcgggggtagtgatggttcttgtgattgtattgtatccctaattagagtccctaacttgggactcgagccttgtacatctgagatattacttgagtcttttcagactccgcaacccgatcctccaaatactgtccaggaggtaacccaggtattagagacccgttttcgGATGAatatatttatcgagacacacatatgaagttcaatcacgcgccgcagataaacccagttgtcttgacagaaaccttagatgaggacgtgctccttcttttcatttttctgaatcagtgcagttgtctcatactggtgtcaacTCTATTTtttcttatggacccacaattgtttcgactattgatatatgactttggaaggtgacaatcctttttgaggtatttgatgtctagctaaagactttaaatttagcatttcctgggaggtactcatgcttacggtaatatccttccttatttctttttccatccatcaagtggtaacagtttcttattgttcatttcatctttaaaaaatttaggacaatgttagatttaagtttgggggtgcggaagaaacttttttttttttagctcttagctgcaacaaataaactccagagcctagaaatttattcttattaaggttggcactaaccaatctaagtggatgggaacatcttggttgtaggagttgaggaaccaacctgattagatggaaacatctaaagagtctattcataaaaccacagagctcaggtgttagaattaaaaaaaaaaacatggtagtttcgccatatctcgttgaatcctaatccttctatttatatttttttagtgatatggtggggcacacgattcaagttgttacctttgctagggtggaatagagtgattgagatacaaaaaataaataaaaaaagaataaataaaataaaataaaataaatgatgagaccagaccattagaccaaccggaataaattcaataaagtcgaccactggtgcccttgtatatgccagttgtgttgacatagagttaggttgttcgaccactggtccccttgtatatgccagttgtattgatattagtcagaacagtatctcagtccattaggataggtccaccttggcagaggccttcagacagatatgggaaacaccgttcacttttaaccatctctttatccatcttcttaatctttccatgtgattggttgattccggttatgatgtacataaactagctgagtagagctctgtcacttatatatgaattttagtatgctgagtgcaaactcgtgtacatcaattggaatttcgcatcagggtacttcctcctgtagtcaatgagagtatgccaaccaaggagattctttagtgccttccaaggttctgcgcagatagctagggtctggagtaaaggttttgtggatacacctctgttaaaccctccggagacaacactctgccactagggccacctagtggtttaacggcttgttgcacgtgctaagtgtagtcatttttattttatatattagattttctcgaggactagcaaataataagtttgggggtatttgatagaaacatttttgtgtatgtattgtcctcagtgtctctattgctagtgcttgattttgtactaattatggtgttttatgtttgtgtaggtgtttttggagaaatacacttgtgcggaaaaagttgctcaaaaagtgctatttggacccctggaggacatttgttatacggaccccagatttggctaagggacacccaaggttatgcatagcccaaattcatcctcagcacccaaatttgtcctcagcacccatctgctattcgccccagaaaaggataggggcacttcatcttcaacatttcaaaaaaatattttggcgggaaaatatttccattcactggcatatttttcgatcggattttggaggagtttttgtgcgattcaatcgctgaaactttatgggtagttgtgatatgtcctaacagagctggtatgggtgtttgtttcgatcaaatttggctgaaaaatccgtgagaagaaaacagggcagcacgtgcatgagaggaacaGTCACGGGATTACAACGAGTTTGGACGTGTACCGCACGTGTTGGTTTCTTCAgaaacgtgaaggagttaaacaaaGATTCTATGCACATATCCAGACGCGTGCAGGAgaataaaaagggaagaaaatattcccgagaatattttctttgctgCCGGAGTTATGAGGATTATTTGGAGTAATGGGGTGATATTCGAAAGCCTTTGTGGTATATATAGGCTTATGGTATCACATAGAAGAGGGATGGaaagtttggggtcgagaggagagctcaggaggcgtgaatcaagagttttcagaactctgtttctgctgctgcaccaagaacacgaagaacaaaagaccaccagaggcagttgtttatcaacagtgacaacgacagccgcatgagggtcgcagagttacaacaacaacagttcttttctatcgttctttgtaacagtattttgcaacaattataaacgttgcaaacacccaattttcatcattttctctatttcatcatttgtacacctactttgagcaatgaaatcaacttttgagcgtgtttccaacatcatgatgagctaaacccaatccttggggctatggaggaagccattgtttcggtaaaagtgatatatttctattaattagttacaacaactctattatgatttttgcgttgactaaaattgtttatatgattttgattagttaggtgtattttctcttgatagaatatgcttgctttagggttttgatattctatgcttggattaacatctattcttttggaaatctacatgtctaggcaatactattagaatcaatttgaatgttgagttgcataattattgttttattaaatcactaatatcaaccaatggtggaatcctagccccattctctccataattttcacaacatctttttaatttagttcgctatttttatttattaaaaaatctaaaaatccactttcacaagtcttgaacgaatcatattactacaacaactttgaaaaacacATCAACAAGATCAGAGAGCAAAATTCAAGAAGAGGATTTCAGGTTAAACAATAGAAGAAAGGGAGAACAAGGGATTTTAGCTCCCATAACAACCTCGAGATATTAAATCACACCACACATCAGATAAACCAAGAGAAAAGGGAAAGAATCAGGGATTTGAATCACCCAAGACTAAGGGAGAACataaagagaagagaaagagagatagAGATCAGAAACAAAATACGTTATATTACGAACTAGATGTCCAAACCACAATAGAAATCAGACAAGAAAACAAGCAGATCCGGGAGattttagccttgatttaaaCAGTCCAAAAGGCCATTTCATCAAAAAGATTAGATAAACATCCATGGTGGTCTCAGCTCAACAATTGTAACCATTTAAGCCTTTAAATCCTAGATCTATAAATCAAGAACAAATAAAcctaataaaagaaaaagaaacccatTAAACCAACTAAGAACCATTCAAACATAAAACCCCTCTCCTAAAACAAGAGATGAAAAACTAGTCCTAACAAAATCAGATTCAGATCgctgctcaaaaaaaaaaaaaaaaaaaccctttgaATCATCTGTGTATTCCATCAGTTTATCAGTTCAAGAACCCCTTACTCTTGATCTACCTTCCCCCAAGATTTCCTAAATTTTTACTCACGATCTGAGTAGGCCGCCATTGAAAGATACGAAGAAaacatttctagggtttttttggATAAGGAAGGAGAGGAGAGGAGAGGAGAGAGGAAAGAGGTGTGGAGGTTATTAGATGTTTCTCTTCTAAGTTAGTTGCTTGCATTTTTAGTTTCCAACCTCGTTATTGTAACTCTGTAGCTCATGAACTTGCAATGTGGGCTAAGAAGAATAATTCTACTATGTACTGGTATGTCCCTCCTGTTTGGCTCCTACCAAAAATTGAGGAggatcattagcctttttgaaggcctttgcttatagggagaaaaaaaaatgtaaaacggAAGGTGGGTTGGATATGAAGTTTTCTTTTTCCTAATAATTAGGAAAATTAGTCGTCAGATAAGATAGAAGATGTCTTCCCATAATATCACATGTGAAGCTGACCACACAACTATTGAAAAAACTCTTAACTAGGACACCACAAAAATCTCCAGGGGAATCAGACCCCAAGTTCAGAGTATCAGACAGACCTTATGAAGCAAATTCATAAAGTGGAATTCAAGCACATCCGGAAGAGTGGTAACTCTTTAGCTCACTCTCTTGCTAGTTATGCAAAAACTAATAACCGGTGGTTAGTCCGTCGACTCCGGCTTCTCTCCTTTCAGAGAGAAGCAGATCTTAGTATGATGTTTCTTGTTTTGTTTCgtgttagcaaaaaaaaaaatggcttaCAACAGGGTTGGGTCCCTTTGGTCACTGCCTCACACTGGATGCTTTTTTGAGTCAGGTTGGAAATGTTTTAAACTATAAGATTGGACGTATTTTTGGCCCATATTTTTTGTCCCAGTGAATTTAAAACTTTGGTCGTTTATCCAAATATGGGTttggtcaaaaaaaaaattcaaaggcTCGACCATGGAAACATCATTGAGGAAAGGGACCAGCAGTGCAATTTGTTGCCCTCTTACTCGTGCGTTGTTCCCGAAAACTCTTCGCCTGACTCTCTAAGATGAAGTCCTACGGCTAGGATGGTTTACATCAACGGCTGTGATATATGCTTCTGCATCCTCCTCTACTTACGTACGGAAtcaattttttaaattaaaataagtAAACTGATTGCTTTTTCATACTCATTTAGGAATTAGGATAACTCATTTCACCTCTGTGCTATGCTATCCTCTTGAAGAGCAAAGATTTTCATCATCTTGGTTAGGTTCAGGATATCATGGCGGAGATGAAGCTTTTACCAACTCATAAGGGTCTTTTACAGTAAGTTTTTGATGTTTATTGCAACAAATAAATTTAGGGCTTTTTACCTTCTTCTTATGTATCTCTACATCTAAATGTCTAACAAATCAAACTGTTGATTATTGTTGAAAAGGGAAAAAACTCCAATATTTGGCATGGTTATAGGGCTAGTAGTGAACGATGCTACTGTCATGGTTGGAGATCCTAAACGTGTAATAAAAGGTAGCTaggttatttgattttttctgctGTTATCTTTTGTAAATAAGTAATGTTTATATACTAATACTGCAATACAGACAGGAATATCGTTGTAGGAGTGACGGGGAATTTTCGACTCGTGAATAAGTTGTTGAAGATGTTACGGAGGGATATTTTTGGTATTAGGTCCTACACGATTAGGATCGATAATGTGGAGGAATATGCCGGAGTGGTGTTATCCCATATCAGGGCTTTAAAGATAAGGAGAAATACTCATTTACACGTTCTTGTGGGTGGTTATGACAGGAAGAACCCCTTTGTGCCTAAGCTATTCTATGTTAATAAGGGTGGAATCACTGGTGTAGTTGCAAAGAGTATCGGGAATGGAGCTGTATATGCAGATTTAGTCGTCAAGGATCAAAGAGTGTTTAATAAGAATATGACAATCAAAAAGGCATTTGCACTTGCAAAACGGGGATTTTCTAAAGCTCAATTAGTTCATTATACCGGCACCCGATTTGTTATAGGTAAGTTTTTTTCCTCTACAATTACTAATTAACTGCTGTTAAAGAAGCATGTTCTGTTTTTTATGGTGTGTATTCGAGTACGTCTTAATTATGAATGTGCTGTCGTGTATCAATTAATGTATGATCAATGTAGGTACCCATGTCTTGTTACCAAAGTGGATTAGGCAGTTCCACAGGTTCTGGAGGTTTAAGCGTGTTTTACTAAATAAGTTCTAGAATTGTTGGGGTGAATCAGTCAAGGGCTTATTTTCAGTTTGGGTTTTTTTATGTTACCAACTCTCTTTTTCTGCTCTTATAGAATCTCAATTTTGTGGTGCATGTAATAACTCTTGCATTCGGAAGGTGTATTTCATATCTAGACTACGACTTTTACTTATGAATTTTTGTTAGACTTCTAATGAAATATGATCGTTCACTCAatgccatttttcattttcttttagatAGTGTCTTTGACAGAATGAGGAGTTCATCTCCTGATGGCATCTATAGGTTAGATCTACAGAATTA
This DNA window, taken from Papaver somniferum cultivar HN1 chromosome 3, ASM357369v1, whole genome shotgun sequence, encodes the following:
- the LOC113361087 gene encoding uncharacterized protein LOC113361087, whose protein sequence is MAEMKLLPTHKGLLQEKTPIFGMVIGLVVNDATVMVGDPKRVIKDRNIVVGVTGNFRLVNKLLKMLRRDIFGIRSYTIRIDNVEEYAGVVLSHIRALKIRRNTHLHVLVGGYDRKNPFVPKLFYVNKGGITGVVAKSIGNGAVYADLVVKDQRVFNKNMTIKKAFALAKRGFSKAQLVHYTGTRFVIGTHVLLPKWIRQFHRFWRFKRVLLNKF